The genomic region AAAAAGTTTGATAACCACTGCTCTAGGCAAGACATCATTGAGACAGGTAATTTTttattctgcttccatttggAGGAATCAGTCATGGAAAACAGGACTCTCGCCTTTAGATAGCTAGCGGCTATAAAGCTAATGTTGTTCCCTTGATAATAACAAAGCAAAACCCAAACAAGCCAAAAGCAATCTGTAAAGGGGAGGAGCAGGTAATCAGAAATAAGCAATACAGACAGAAGAGATCATATTCTGTAGAACCAATGATTTTTGAAAGAACTCTATCTCAGAATATATAGGGCAACTGACTGAGTAATTGTCTGATTTTCTTATATTTTTTACACTGGTTAACAGCACATAATTATAgaaatatgcagtgctttttttccctaaaaaatgtttaggggtactctcattttcctactcatattgaaatactgtccctcaataaggccaaacttaattcacaaaatgtttacggATATGCGTACccttgcatccccccagaaaaaagcactggaaatatgCATCTTGCAGAACTGAATCCATTGTCTCTGCTATTGGCAGAACTATACCTAATGTTTTGTTACAAGTTCAAGATTCAGATATATGACAAACAGCCTGTGCTGTTTCAGGTTAGGCTACTGGCTTGTCTGCACTGGGGACTATACCACATCTTTGATGTGCTGATTTTATTGCAGCTGATTTTGACAAGGCAGACCCTacattttataattataattacaatTATTTCTGGAGTACTTCCAGTAACTAGGCACTGTGAgtcaaaaaagagaaacagatttTGCTCTCATGCTTGCAACCAAAGAGATTAGGCATGAAAGGGATGGGGAGCAAAGCTGGAAAACTAGGAGACACTGACCAATTTGAGAATATAAGAGAGCGAAGAGGCAACTTTTCAACATGCACACACCAACAGGAGTGAGAGGACTGTGAAAAGTTTAAAAAGTTCTAATGGAAACAAGCACAATAGATCAGATCTGTATGAGTGGTAATCTTACAATTGAATGCAAagccttgtaacataaaatcgGCATCCATTACTGAGCGCTTTCTGCACTTCCATTTGTGAGCTATGGTAGGGGACATTCCTTGTGTCAATAGGCACTACCAACTATTTTATTAAAACCAAATGCAATTTCATCAGGAAATTGGTTGAAGGAGAATTTGCCAAGGGAAGACATATTTCCCCTCAAAATATGAGCATGCATGACAGATGAAACATGCAAACATACTTTTCAAAATAGTGAAATTAGAGTCACGTTTGTGCACCCTTAATTCATGGAAACAAGTGCTTTACACATATTATCCAATTAACTGTAGAAAGTATTGTTTGTGTagagatgaaaacagggacagctGTATCACTCTGGCTTGGGCTGCAGCTTATTCTTCTCTGgctcaaagaaatatttttcaatTGCACTGACCAGTTCATCCAGTTCTTTCTTCAGCTTTTCAAAGTCACTAAAAAATGAGCCAAAAACAAAACCTGGGTTTCAATCTATTCAAATTCTCATTCACATTAAAAACAGTAGATTTATTCCCATGATATGCTAATAGGTAAAGTCCATTCTGAACTGTGGTGGTGGCTGGGATAAAGCAAAGGGGAGGTGgtttaaaatacacatttgaaATACAATGGACTGAGGTTTTGTGGATATGACAATGAAATTTAGCTTACCCGACCCAAAACTGTGTTAAACAAAGATTTCTGAAAACTGCTCAAACAGCTGTTCTGTGAAAAAGTCTACAGTAGGAGAAATCCAAATTTAACAAtggtttgcaacagaaaaataaataaatctaaacaaTACCTGTTTCCAGGAGGTGCACAAAGCTCTGAGTAGTATTTGATTTTGGGCTCGGTCCCACTGGTTCGCATGGTAGCCACACATCCATTAGTAAACGTAAATGTTATCATTTGACTGCTTTTACTGGTGGGAAGCACCTAACACCACAAAAGGTAAATTTGTCACAATTTTGACTATGACTGCATGAGACTCATATGCGCTAATGTGTAATGACTAATCATCAGATTTCTAAGGGTGGGGTTCATGGGATAAAGAAATAAAGCACTAATTTCTCCTGGACTCTTCCTTATGAAAAATTGACAGTGGGGATTTCAAGAGCTATCTTTTTCTTGGGGGAGCGAAAATTTAGGATTGGGCACTAGGATGCCAAATATGACACACACTATTCTAATTTGCAGGTATCCGCAAATTATGCAGATCAAACCAGCCAGTCACCTGGTCAGCTTACAATACCTCTATTGGGTTCGTAAGATTCTTCCATCAGTCATACGCACTGACAAAGGAATAGCATGGATTGACTAATTCTGCTAGGAATCTACATGCAGCCCCAGCATTGCTTACAAGACAGTACACAAAACAGAGTAtttcaaaactgtttttaatttttttaatccttATTAAGGAATGGGATTTGCCCTGCTTCCTGAGCTCTGTTTTCAGCTGCCAGTTCACTTTTTGAAGCCTTGTGTTCCACTGATTTCTGCCTTGGTCCTCAAACAAATATAGATgaggggaagagaagggggataGTTCCCTATGACAAGCAGAAGCGCTTATCAAAACAGTGTGACGTTGAATTCCTCCCTCAGTCTTTAAGACGTCATAGGACTCCTTTTTAGTTGGCTATCCTGTggaagagtcccatggactgcaagaagatcaaacctatccattctgaaggaaatcagccctgagtgctcactggaaggacagatcctgaagctgaggctccaatactttggccacctcatgagaagagaagactccctggaaaagaccctgatgttgggaatgattgagggcacaaggagaaggggatgacagaggacgagatggttgggcagtgttctcgaggctaccagcatgagtttgaccaaactgcaggaggcagtggaagacagaagtgcctggcgtgctctggtccatggggtcacgaagagtcggacacgactaaacgactaaacaacaacaacatcctctggaataaaatcaatgagacttatttccaaataaagAAATTTAGGATGAGGATATCATTCAGGGAGCAACAGTCTAATagaaataaaagaacaaaaagtTTCAGCTACTTACAGCTTTTTTATCAGTCTCATTACTGTCATAGCCAGTAGTTAGATCCCGTACTCCAGACACTGCAAATCTCCCACAGGTTTTTGGATAAGTGTTCTTCCCATCATAATTTCTAAGCTTCTCAAATAGCTCCTTAATAATCTTCTGATCGTGACAGATAAAATAGGAAGCTTTAGTAACATGGTAGCCGTACCTTTGAAGGCAAAATAGTTACCTGTGAGCTCCATGTACCTTGTATGTAGAAAATATAGTAAGTATACTATGAAACGCTCATTGTAAACTCACTCATTGTAAATGTTTTTCAGTTGCTGAGCCAAAGTCAATTTCTTGGTTTCCAGAAAAGCAGCCATCTCCGCAGTTATGACTGCAGCACTGACACCGTCTTTATCCAAGACCACAGGGCTGCACATATATCCTGAAGACAAAGTTACAGACAGAACATCTTTAACAGAAGCTATTTTGTCTAAATGTTCTGGACAGATGATGAAATGCAAAAGTCTGATAAAGTTTCCATTCAGTTACAaatgtgattctatgaaataaagtaATCCTATCACACAACACAAGATAACAGGCTCATATGCAAGGCAGTGTTGCTTTCATATCTGTACATCATCTGGTTTGCATTAGATGCTCGGTTGTGACTAATATTATTAAACCTAAGCCCTAAACCCAAAACCTAAACCTGGATCACAGACTGAAGGATCATTTCAAATGAATGACCCAAGTTAGGAAATGCATTTCACTGCAATTTCAGAAGGGTTAGGTGCATTTTTGTACCGAGATAAGGATAGCCCCAATTTTCATCTCAACCACAGGACTGATTTCCAAGTAATGCTATATTAGGTGCCTCATCATAACGGTCCTTTCTTCCCATGTGGCTGGGATAAGTTCTGTAGAATTTACTTTGCATATAATGCTAAGCCTTGTTCATATGTAACACAAACAAGAATACTGATTTACACCTAGCAGTGGCTAAACAAGTAAATTTCATACCTTATTGTTTGTGGTTGGCTTGTTTAGAAGCAGCCATTGGTAGTTTTAAACCAGGATTCCTGGTTCTCATGTAAAATTAAGATAATAGCCATTGAAACAGAAAGCATATTCCGCAGAAGTTCTCCTGGTCATGCAGGATGGAAGTAGCAATGTGGGTGGGTGcaaaacaaatgctttgctgggGCTCACTGAGGCTCGTCTATGTTAACACTAAATGAGCAAACTAACCCATTTATTTCCATGGGCATGGAAACATTTTAAGACACACATTGGTAATGTGCGTGTTCCGAAGTAGCATCTGAACCTTGCCATCAGAAAGTATTGCCAGAAGCAAATGTGTTTTCAGTTAATTGCAGCATGGTTTCCCAACCATCAAGTACTATCATATATTTATTGATTATTGGGCATTATTATACTTAGGGAGGGAAATTGATTAGTGGTGGGATTTTAGTTATGCTGAAATAAGCAGCCCCATTTTAAAGCCAAAGCTTAGAAACAGTTAGCTCAGGAAGATAATGTTCAGATGCTATCGGTAGGCAAGCATTTTCTCCTACTCTTATTAGCATAAATGCAGACGGTATGCAcctcattgtacagtggtacctcggttctcaaacgccgaaaacctggaagtgttccagtttccaaatgcttttgggaagccgaatgtccgatgcagcTCTTGGCTATTGTTTcaggggcacctgcaccaatcagaaccTGCACCTTGATTTTCGaacactttggaagtcaaacggacttctggaatggattaagtttgggacttttgtttttgctatgtattttgcgtgtttttgaggcttttccggttgatttgtttttgtgactgggtaaaactcagttcagctactgattgattgtgtgactgtggaaatggataaaagccccgcatctaaacaatgactatcatcagtgcaggtaagaattttattttattttaatttttatcgtctacaatactgtcttatttattttatagtatagtacattgtttattgctttcattttatggatcaatggtctccttagatagtaaaattcatgttaaattgccgttttaggggttgttcttaaaagtctggaaccgattaatctgttttgcattactttctatgggaaagcaggccttggttttcgaacactttggttttggaacagacttctggaacagattaagtttgagaaccaagaaaCCACTGTACTACAGGTAATCAGTTCTCAAGACcagaaaaaaaccaacaacaacccacaagagTAGATGGTACATTAAACAGATGCCCATCTCTGTAAAATATTTCAGTCTAAACCACTCTGCGTTATGGAATACTTATTACCAATCGCTTCTTCAAAGGCAAATAAGACTGTTTTTCCTTGGTCCATGAGCTGCTTGGCTCTGTTTCCCATCCACTTGAATCCTGTTAATGTTTCCTGCGGAGAACAAGATTTCAGTCAGAACACTGTCTACAGGAAAATGAAATACGCTTCTCTCCTGCCCCCAAACGGCTTACTTCAAAGTGAAATCCTTCCTTGAGTGCGATCGCTCTTAAGATTTTGGAGGACACCGTGCTCGAAAGCATGTATACATCTTTGATGGCAGCAGGTTCCTGTTTCTGCTTTTTCCAGCAAGTGAAGATCCACCAGCCCAAAAGAGCTCCTGATTCATTGCCAGAAAACACCTTCCATTCTCCACTGAGGGACACAACAAGTTTAGATGGTTAGAGTGACAGTAGCTCGACAGCTTAATATAAAGAAACGATAGGAACTACAGTAAAGAAATTGTGCTGAGGTTGcagttccaaaaccaaagggatataccgtatttttccgtgcatacgactaggtttttcccctaaaaaacaaTGTCCAAAATtaaggggcatcttatacacggatagtggctccccctattttcttaaatctgagtcttatacatgggggtgccttatagacagaaaaatacggtagatacggAGTGTGCACTTTTATTTGTCAtgtaattctactcaatattgatccagagtagattccaatgtatagttagcagagtaacaacttaaacacgttgcgggattcccccaaaatagaccaaaGACAATTATATTTcagccagcagagctttactgctactgaaggcagatgagcataatggtcacaaatccaatacattcagaattGGCACTGtctataagaaatccagttgcagcagacttaactgaaACTTACAGTAACTtacaataagtctaaaccttaatactaagcatactatgtgcggaacaccacaccagaaagaaaagagatagaaagagaaactcaggctccttctggccctacttttatagtcagcatgaccttgacaggaagagataagagaagcagttaaagccagctgtactcagcttctctaaaGGAATAATCCAAATATCAGGAATCTTCTgattgcttctttcacacagagaagcttcttgaattaattagaatggGGAAGATccctacacatcagatcaatactttctgaactaaaaaatgcaaactgacatgttTTTCCACAAATATTGGGTGtgtaagtatttttaaaaagaaattgatttaagatacattttttattattctcaAGAGCATGTACTGCCAGCACTTTTCACAAAAGTCAAAATAAAAGTAAGGCAACAGATAATATACATTTACATAAATAGCTCTTGGGCATTTCCAACAATCGAATTGTTGTTAAACACTGAAATCACCAAAGCAAGCAACCATACCTTTCTTGTTTCTCTGCAACAGCCAGTCGATCTGCATCTGGGTCATTGGCTAAAATAATCCGAGCTCCTTCTTTTTCAGCCAAGGCAAAAGACAGTGTCTAAAAAAAATAACAGGAAAGTGAAGGGCCCCAAAGCagtaacatttaaaaaagaaaagaaatatattcAATGCATTTTATGCCAATAATAATACAAGAGGCCTATATGCTTACAGAGATGGAAAAGTTTGGCTCAAACCCTGAAACTATATGCCAAAGAAAGAGACAATTTGGTGCTGATTCACACATTATTTTAATTGCACCTCTTGCAGAAAAAAGGAACACATCAAATTTTTGATTCCATGAAAGTAACATGTACTTGTCCTCAGGAGACAGCAAGGAGTGagagagaagatgaagaagaaaagataTGTGATGGCTTTTTCAAAAGATGTAAGTACAtgtcaactttaaaaaaataatatgcatTTAGAAGGTTTCTAGGTTACCAGGAAAGGTTTGAAGTGGCACAAAAGAAAGGTAGAAGGAAGAATTTTGACTAAATTGTCTTTTACCAGTACGCCTTTACCCTCCTCAGGATTTGGATATTTTACTGTTGGAAATTCTGGATCAGGCTCCTTCTGTTCAGGAACAGCAAATGGAGGGCTAAAGTCAAATGCCTTAAAGGCTGACTGCACAAACTCATGGCCTACACCGTGCACAGAAGTGTGGACAAATTTCAGCTTTGTCTCCTTGTTTATATTCCTGAAATTAAGTACATCAATGACATTACATTGGCATGAGCTTGTTTACCGCTAATAACAAAGAAATGAACTGTACTGTATCCTCGTTcactaaaactttttttttaaaaaaagccgcTTACAAGTTGCCAGATTCTCAACTCCAGGCCCCACAACTGATGTAAGCAGACTGTGTATGCAAGCAATGTTGTGAAGATGttcctgcatgcacacacagttgCAAAGTGGTTACAACCTGTGTGCAACTCCTTCTGTGTATCTCCTCTCTGCTGGCACTGCTATAGTACCTGCTTAGATGTCTTATGGGATAAGGCAGGGAATGAAGAACGGAAACAGATGAACAAAGGGAAACACACAGATCTGAAGTTTGGGACATTCCTGTCCTGAATGCCTTTCCTCGGCAGCTGAGAAAGGAAAACTGGACTCGCCACAAGTTGCCTTCCTTTCAAGGGTCAAGCAGGCATTGTCTATCTACGTTAGGCCATCAGCCGAGATTTTAATAACATGAACTCCTCTTACCAGCTGCTACATCACCATTTGATTCTCCTACTCATTTTAACAGCCTCCATACTTGTTGCTTGCTAGAGATACTGtactgtggagatggcagtaccaaatCGGTGACGCATGTCCTTCTGGCTTgccctctttataaagacttgaggaatgaggttatcacccctcttttatcaTCCATTTTGGGTCACCCAGCCACTGTCAtactgtcctttctcttggcaaatcaagatgagcaggtgacagaaaaggttgcaaggtttttagctgaggcaatcagaataagaaccactatttgactattgattcaaaaccctaaaatatattttagataattgactttttatttctattctttgtatatcatattgttgttttattgctatggccgatggctgatgcaaataaagattcattcattttttctttcatCCTACATCCCTCATCAGAAGTTtgtcccacctttctcccaatgGACAAAAGAAATTCCAATTTCTGTATGTGGAAACCTACTTGCAACTTACGGTACTTTCAATTTTAATCCTGTTGCACTAAAATTAAATAACATAGATTTATCCCCAAGAAGGAAGAAAAGCCTTCCCTGACAGTTTACCTGTGAAAGCAGTGCTTCTGTATGTCCTTAAAGTAGTCCTTGTTAATAGATGCGTAAGGATCGTGGAGTAGGGGGCTTTTATCAATCAGGCTGTCATCCCAAGCTTGAGGCCATGGCTCTAGGTTTTCTTCAATAGCTTGAGCAATTCCTTTATCGTGAGGTGAAATTATCTGAGCGCCGTTTTCCCAATAAACCTAAGTAACACAGAGAATATATGCAGATTACCTGTTAATGGAAGCTTCATTATGatgtatctaccgtatttttcgctctgtaagacgcactttccccctcctaaaaaggggaaatgtgtgtgcatcttatggagcagataccttcatcccgctgccctgcggaggcttcgcaggctaccccagaagccagaacagctagagggagcgctgcgcagcgttccctctcgctgttctagcttctgcctTAGCGgcgtgaagcctccgcagggcagcggggagccttcatcccgctaccctgcagaggcttcgcgcggctattcctggcttttgtgggaggtgggggaagggacagagcaagCAGCTCTGTCCCTtcacccacctcccacaaaagcccccaTGACCtccgctccctttaaagagtgcgcagctcttgcgggaggtgggggggaaagccaggaggcttgcttttgctgaagccaggaaggCAAGAGATATCAGTGCGCACCAatcccgcttgctctcctggcttcaggagtagccccgcaaagcctcctgagcgaagagggAGGAGTGCTCCCTCTTCACTCAAGAGGCTTTGAAttgctttcttatttcttgttttcctcccctaaaaactaggtgcgtcttatggtccggtgcgtctaatagagcgaaaaatatggtacttagtAGCTGAAAGTTCCAGGTGTTGCCCTGGAATTCTAAGAAACTAAAAAGCATAGAGATGTATAAACAGATACAGTGATAGAGATgtataaacagatacagtggtacctcgggttaagtacttaattcgttctggaggtccgtatgtaacctgaaactgttcttaacctgaagcaccactttagctaatggggcctcccactgccgcagcgccaccaccacatgatttctgttctcatcctgaagcaaagttcttaacctgaagcactatttctgggttagtggagtctgtaacctgaagcgtatgtaacccgaggtaccactgtagttagtttTAGGGCTGTGGAGCAGCCATGCACCATGGAGCTGGGATGTGGGGTGGCGGGTCTGAATGTGGCAGAAGCGGTTTCGGAAATTGAGCAAGCAATGACCATGAAGTAGGAGCAGATGACATTGTTGGTGGTGGCAACCAAGACAGCTGGGGCCTGAACTATGGGAAACTGGGACATATTGGGGACAAAAATGTGGGATGGAGAATGAGGAGGCCAGGCAAGTCAAGTACAGCAGCTCAGCACATGTAGTAGAACTGCAGGAATCACACACCAAGGGGACAGTCAAGCTGGGTACAGGGTCTGTTTTGCCAGCTTTTTCTTCCCACAAGGAATGTATTGGTGAAGAAGTATCCAACAGACTAAACCCTCCTTCTCTCTGTTGTGTCTCCTTCTCTTGCCCCACCCTCCTGGCTgtacagggttttttaaaaaccctaaatgAAACATGATCTCCACCTCTAAATTGTTTCAGGCCAGATCCAGGTgttctggaaaaagaagaagaggagggcgaGAATACCTTGTATCCATTGTCTTCTTTTGGATTATGAGATGCGGTAACCATAATTCCAGCAGAAAGTTTCAGGTGAGTCACTGCATAAGGCTGtggaaaataagcaaataaagtaATCTTAAAATGGAAGAAGACTGCCTGGAGCAATTGCCCCGTTTCCTTCACAGTTTTTAGaaaatatttaccgtatttttcaccctataggacgcactttttccctccagaaatgaaggggaaatgtgtgtgcgtcctatggggcgaatgcaggcttcaggaagctatccgcaagccttgcaagcccggcgggaggtcccgcgggctcacaaggcttgcgggcagcagcctgcagcccacaagctcggaggacagcggggaggtgcagcgccgccaccccgctattccccgacctggtctggaggctggcggggggggggggggagaagcaagcttgcttctccccatcgccagccccacaagctcaagctcgggggatagcggggaggcggagcgccgccaccccgctattcccggacctggtctggaggctggcgggggggagaagcaagcttgcttctccccatcgccagccccacaagctcgggggacagcggggcaagccactgccccacagaggctagagaggctgtccctgaaggcagaagagggagacggagcgctccgtctccctcttctagcttggggatggctgcgcaaacctggggggggggataaatccccccccttgatttcccccccaaaaaactaggtgcgtcctatgggccggtgcgtcctatagggcgaaaaatacggtattcctctCTCCCACATTCTAAGAATCTCAGTACAGTATACATGAAGCTATAAAGTTCAGTCCAGAAGAAGCTGTCTCTTCCGATTTCCCCCATGCGTCCTGGTCACCAGTTATCAAACAGCCTCCTACTACAGTCTCCCTGAATTTGGAGCACTTTTAAGAATTTCAGTGAAATAGTGAAAGCCTTGTTCTGTTTAAACTGATCTTTGTTTATGTGATACATAGGAATTACATTTTAACTTCAACCCTATGAAAGAGGGATGGGTGAAAGGTAACAATTTGTCCAGAGACATGCAGTGCActtcttggctgagtggggacttgaatCAATGTCTTTCTGGACCAAGCACAGCATGCCTACTGCTACATCACACTGAAGTATCCAGATGGATTAGCAACGTGCATACCTTTGGTATCAAGAACGCATGGTTTTTAAATTTCTCCTGCATAACACCAATTCAATCAAGATGCTATGGAATGACCATCAGGGATGGCACTCCAATAAAAGGTGCTTCCTATTTGGCCTGTTCTATCAACAACAGCAAGTATAGGCAGAGACCTTCGTCTCAGCCCACATCACAGGTAAGTTCTGTGTCACAATCTGCAAAAAACTGGAAGGTCTCCAAAGCACAGAGAAAGCAATGAGCAGAAGAACCAATTGCAGACAGTAGATGGCTGTCTTAAAATTAATCAgagttctatttttttaaaagaactaacgATCTCATAACTAGTTTTAGTTTGACCTCATCTCAtggcaagtacagtcgtaccttggttctcaaacagcttagtttTGCCTCCCGAAGGCCGCAAAcctagaagtgactgttccggtttgcgaactatttttggaagctgaacgtccagcagggcttccgcggcttccaattggccaattcatgcagccaatcagaagccgtgctttggtttccgaacgttttggaagtcaaacagacttccagaacggattccatttgacttccaaggtacaattctctctctctctccctctctctgtgtgtaacacCACAATAAATTATATTTATCTATTGAACCTTCTAACAATGTATAAGTAGCATAACTGGGGTGCAGAGAGGCTAATGACCTACCACAAAAGGAGTCGGTGTGATGTTGGAGAAAAGGTACACAGGAATGCCTTGACTGATAAATGCTGTCGCAGCAAGCCTTGCAAATCTATTGGCGAGAAACATAATAATTTGAAAACAAGGAAGGAATCCTCTTGCAAAACTCGAAGAAGTACTGCACTGAGCCTAGGTGCCATTTAGTTGATATTCATGCATTACGTTTGCCGGCACCCACCCTGCAAACAGCATGCATTTAGCAATCTATGAAGGA from Podarcis raffonei isolate rPodRaf1 chromosome 9, rPodRaf1.pri, whole genome shotgun sequence harbors:
- the PGM2 gene encoding phosphopentomutase; this translates as MATMAEGLEYQRIQLAASDWLLWDKNSKTRDNVKYLLANHSTEELRKCFASRMEFGTAGLRAPMGTGTSRMNDLTIIQTTQGFCRYLEKSFSDLKKRGVVIGYDARAHPPSGGSSKRFARLAATAFISQGIPVYLFSNITPTPFVPYAVTHLKLSAGIMVTASHNPKEDNGYKVYWENGAQIISPHDKGIAQAIEENLEPWPQAWDDSLIDKSPLLHDPYASINKDYFKDIQKHCFHRNINKETKLKFVHTSVHGVGHEFVQSAFKAFDFSPPFAVPEQKEPDPEFPTVKYPNPEEGKGVLTLSFALAEKEGARIILANDPDADRLAVAEKQESGEWKVFSGNESGALLGWWIFTCWKKQKQEPAAIKDVYMLSSTVSSKILRAIALKEGFHFEETLTGFKWMGNRAKQLMDQGKTVLFAFEEAIGYMCSPVVLDKDGVSAAVITAEMAAFLETKKLTLAQQLKNIYNEYGYHVTKASYFICHDQKIIKELFEKLRNYDGKNTYPKTCGRFAVSGVRDLTTGYDSNETDKKAVLPTSKSSQMITFTFTNGCVATMRTSGTEPKIKYYSELCAPPGNSDFEKLKKELDELVSAIEKYFFEPEKNKLQPKPE